The Oncorhynchus mykiss isolate Arlee chromosome 27, USDA_OmykA_1.1, whole genome shotgun sequence sequence GAGTGCCCGTCAGGCCAACCGGCAACCAgacagtctgtctgtccatccatcccgCCTCTGCTCCAGTCCATGATTCATTTTGtgtctgtttttgttttgctCCATTATGAGATTGGGTGACTAGAAGTCTGCAGCAAAGTTAACTACAAGAAAATGATGGTCATGTcccaaaacatttatattttacaAACAGTACATCTTCTACTCACACAATACCAGACATTTTATGGACCTGTGTGTACTATTATTAAATAATTTGTGTCCTGTTCTCAGTTTTGGGGTTTGCACATACCATATTTGTGCAATTGCATTATGCTTGACCGCTGGCTTTCCTTTGTCAGTTGGGGGCTTTGGTGATAGAACAGTTTTGTGTTATATTACgttctccctcattctccccactttcctccacctctcccattcCTACCCTTCCCTCACGTTTTGCGTTGTCCAGAGCAACTGGAGCGGATTGAGGAGGGCCTGGACCAGATCAACTCGGATATGAAGGAGGCTGAAAAGAACCTCACAGACCTGGGCAAATGCTGCGGTCTGTGTTCCTGTGATAAGTAGGTGTTGGCAGGTGGGAGGGGTCATGAGTGTTAGGAGCAGATGGGGATAACATGGTTCCTTCCTCAAGTATTaatgtgcatgtctgtgtgccgGTCTTTACAGTTTGTTTGCCAGTTGTTGCGCATAAGACTCCTTCTTGCTTGGCTTGTCTCTTACTTCCTTCTTCAACATGTCAGGGCTTAGATCATACGTTTTGTTTATTTCATGCAGGTGACCCTTTGTTGTACTCTTGGGTTAACACAATGTACTGTGGTATGAAGATTTGTGTGTATGGCTGTCTGATGTGCTCTGTCCTGTCTGTGCCTCTGCATAGGCTGAAGGACTTTGAGGAGAGTGGTGCCTATAAGAAGGTGTGGGGGAACAACCAGGATGGGGTGGTGTCCGGGCAACCGTCCTCACGCGTGGTGGATGAGAGAGAGCAGATGATCATGAGCGGAGGCTACATAAGCAAGTAATAATGGTCAATGGCATGACAACCCCAATAGCAAGGCAACAAATCCCAATACTCAAAGACGTGCACATGCCCTCACTATTCCTAAGAGAACGACAGCTTATTTTTGttgtacacacatacagtaggcctatatcacACCATTATGGATATGGGCTAATAATTCAATTTTTTTCTCCATAGAAAAGTATTGGGCCGCTAATTCCAAACagcgtaaaaaaaaaacataaaaaaaaactgtaaaaacgTATTtaattttaatagacaaaaattATGAATTCAGGAATTTAGATTTCATTGTAATGTTTGAGCATAAGAACACAAAAATGAGtttaaaactgctaaatgttcACTCAGCTTCATAGCagaatgtatagaattgcaggaaattatcttTGAAACTGCAACATTTCTCTCAGGTCGAGGGAAAAATTTGTAAAATTGCTAGAAATTGGCTTTAAAACACAAATATCCTTTCCGACACAACAGCCACCGAAGCCTttttttgatccagaaaaaaatcTTGAACTCTGATGCAGCCTGCACATATTTTTTGGTTTACAAGTATTTTCTGATGCATTTGGCCATTGAAAATACTTGCTCATTTATAGCACCAAGGACTGTGTACCTAACAGAGGCTGTGTGTGGCAGCCGGGGGATATTTACTCTTGTCTATAACACATTGACATATAGGACCAGTCACCTGTCATGTGCGGTAGGAGCACCTGGCCAAACAGAGGACATTTATACAAACCTATGCCCCTCCCTGGATGCAGGGAAAACACGCCTTCCGAAAACAATGATGTACTGAAACTTATGTTAAATGTACAAACTGACATCTGCAAAATCTACATTCTGCCGGTGTGTTTTCTCTTTAtctgtatttctgtctttatCTTTCTGTCAGGGTGACAAATGATGCACGCGAAGATGAGATGGAGGAGAATCTGGGACATGTAGGCAGCATTATAGGCAACCTGAAGAGCATGGCACTGGACATGGGCAATGAGATCGACACGCAGAATGTCCAGATTGACCGCATTCAGGGCAAGGTCAGTCCTATAGTACTTGCCATACAGCTATTTATTCAATAGCAATAGATGACCAATTCTGTGTTGAACATGAACCTAATGTGTTGTTTTTACAGGCCATTCTCAATGTATCCCGCATCGATGCTGCCAATCAGAAAGCTAATAATCTAATGAAGAGATGAAGAGGAAATCCTCCGTCTCTGCTGTGTGATCTTATCTACTCCCTGTCGTTCTGTGCCAATATGCGTTCAGTGACCCACATAGAAAATCTGCCAAATGATCGTGTATGCCTTATCCTAAAGTCTGAGCAGCA is a genomic window containing:
- the LOC110507495 gene encoding synaptosomal-associated protein 25-like yields the protein MSGKMAADSPVRTEQEELQRRANQVTDESLESTRRMMQLVEESKDSGIRALVMLDEQGEQLERIEEGLDQINSDMKEAEKNLTDLGKCCGLCSCDKLKDFEESGAYKKVWGNNQDGVVSGQPSSRVVDEREQMIMSGGYISKVTNDAREDEMEENLGHVGSIIGNLKSMALDMGNEIDTQNVQIDRIQGKAILNVSRIDAANQKANNLMKR